From a region of the Myxococcaceae bacterium JPH2 genome:
- a CDS encoding PDC sensor domain-containing protein, which yields MVWLSLAVAVLAQMPPEGVAQVKKVDALVPELRKLAADPEVVKAVRAQNARHVPRATVLQRDGEWTAATALTPFQQALLDNTCSRALRRLRQPWGLKVAESFAMDDQGALVGATGRTSDYWQGDEPAWQRAYAGGRGGEHRSEVVFDESTQAFVVQVSLPIRDGAQVIGAVTFGISLLDL from the coding sequence ATGGTGTGGCTGAGTCTGGCGGTGGCGGTCCTGGCGCAGATGCCTCCGGAGGGCGTCGCGCAGGTGAAGAAGGTGGATGCGCTGGTGCCGGAGCTGCGGAAGCTGGCCGCGGATCCGGAGGTGGTGAAGGCCGTGCGGGCGCAGAACGCGCGACACGTGCCGAGGGCCACGGTGCTCCAACGGGATGGCGAGTGGACCGCCGCCACCGCGCTGACGCCCTTCCAACAGGCGCTGCTGGACAACACCTGCTCGCGCGCGCTGCGGCGGCTGCGTCAGCCCTGGGGCTTGAAGGTGGCGGAGTCCTTCGCCATGGATGATCAGGGCGCGCTGGTGGGCGCCACGGGCCGCACATCGGATTACTGGCAAGGCGACGAGCCCGCGTGGCAACGGGCGTACGCGGGCGGCCGAGGCGGAGAGCATCGCTCGGAGGTCGTCTTCGACGAGTCCACCCAGGCCTTCGTCGTCCAGGTCTCGCTCCCCATCCGCGACGGTGCGCAGGTCATTGGCGCGGTCACGTTCGGCATCTCCCTCCTCGACCTCTGA
- the aceA gene encoding isocitrate lyase — MYDATQTPSEASPHAKLHARRFEGIQRNYSHKDVEKLRGSIRIQYTLAEMGSKRLWELLHTDPYINALGALTGNQAVQMVRAGLKAIYLSGWQVAADANSAGQMYPDQSLYPVDSVPSVVKKINNSLRRADQIDHAEGKSDRYWFAPILADAEAGFGGPLNAYELMKSMIEAGAAGVHFEDQLASEKKCGHMGGKVLVPTSHFVRTLTAARLAADVMGVPTLLVARTDADSAKLLMSDADEYDHAFIDHKAGRTHEGFHRLKGGLACAIARGLAYAPFADLIWCETSTPDLQQAREFAEGIHAKHPGKLLAYNCSPSFNWKKNLDDATIAKFQRELGAMGYKFQFVTLAGFHSLNHSMYQLARQYKDRGMAAYSELQQAEFGAEKDGYTATRHQREVGTGYFDQVAEIISGGSASTLALHESTEAHQF, encoded by the coding sequence ATGTACGACGCGACGCAGACCCCTTCCGAAGCCTCCCCCCACGCGAAGCTCCATGCCCGGCGGTTCGAGGGCATCCAGCGCAACTACTCCCACAAGGACGTGGAGAAGCTGCGCGGCTCCATCCGCATCCAGTACACGCTGGCCGAGATGGGCTCCAAGCGCCTGTGGGAGCTGCTCCACACGGACCCGTACATCAACGCGCTCGGCGCGCTCACGGGCAACCAGGCCGTGCAGATGGTGCGCGCGGGCCTGAAGGCCATCTACCTGTCCGGCTGGCAGGTGGCGGCGGACGCGAACTCGGCCGGGCAGATGTACCCGGACCAGAGCCTGTACCCGGTGGACAGCGTCCCGTCCGTGGTGAAGAAGATCAACAACTCGCTGCGCCGCGCGGATCAGATCGACCACGCCGAGGGGAAGAGCGACCGCTACTGGTTCGCGCCCATCCTGGCGGACGCGGAGGCCGGCTTCGGCGGTCCGCTCAACGCCTACGAGCTGATGAAGTCGATGATTGAGGCGGGCGCCGCGGGCGTGCACTTCGAGGATCAGCTCGCCAGCGAGAAGAAGTGTGGCCACATGGGCGGCAAGGTGCTGGTGCCCACCAGCCACTTCGTCCGCACGCTGACGGCGGCGCGGCTGGCGGCGGACGTCATGGGCGTGCCCACGCTCTTGGTGGCGCGCACGGACGCGGACAGCGCCAAGCTGCTGATGAGCGACGCGGACGAGTACGACCACGCGTTCATCGACCACAAGGCGGGCCGCACGCACGAGGGCTTCCACCGGCTCAAGGGTGGCCTGGCGTGCGCCATCGCGCGCGGCCTGGCGTACGCGCCCTTCGCGGACCTCATCTGGTGCGAGACGAGCACCCCGGACCTCCAGCAGGCGCGCGAGTTCGCCGAGGGCATTCACGCGAAGCACCCGGGCAAGCTCCTGGCGTACAACTGCTCGCCGTCCTTCAACTGGAAGAAGAACCTGGACGACGCGACCATCGCCAAGTTCCAGCGCGAGCTGGGCGCCATGGGCTACAAGTTCCAGTTCGTCACCCTGGCCGGCTTCCACTCGCTAAACCACTCGATGTACCAGCTGGCGCGCCAGTACAAGGACCGCGGCATGGCGGCCTACAGCGAGCTGCAGCAGGCCGAGTTCGGCGCGGAGAAGGACGGCTACACCGCCACGCGTCACCAGCGCGAGGTGGGCACCGGCTACTTCGACCAGGTGGCGGAGATCATCTCCGGCGGCAGCGCCAGCACCCTGGCCCTGCACGAATCCACCGAGGCCCATCAGTTCTAG
- a CDS encoding PspC domain-containing protein, protein MEGTKRCTACSKELGARVVRCPECHERLIPMHRGEGRTLLGACAALARELNVDPALVRVAFMVTLAVSGGTALLVYLLLCGFTPAAQGGTAPLQRLVDWLARVGNAPVDEAPRYERRV, encoded by the coding sequence ATGGAGGGAACGAAGCGCTGCACGGCTTGCTCGAAGGAACTCGGCGCGCGGGTCGTGCGCTGCCCGGAGTGCCACGAGCGCCTGATTCCGATGCACCGAGGCGAAGGCCGCACGTTGCTGGGCGCCTGCGCGGCGCTCGCGCGGGAGCTGAACGTGGACCCCGCGCTCGTGCGGGTGGCCTTCATGGTGACGCTGGCCGTCTCGGGCGGGACGGCCCTGCTCGTGTACCTGCTCTTGTGCGGCTTCACGCCGGCGGCGCAGGGCGGCACGGCCCCGCTGCAGCGGTTGGTGGACTGGCTGGCCCGCGTGGGCAACGCCCCGGTGGACGAGGCGCCGCGCTACGAGCGGCGCGTCTAG
- the aceB gene encoding malate synthase A: MSATVPTQKSPTFGPGVSLQGPWQPDYAEVLTPEAVAFVARLVRAFGARREALMARRQEKAAAWRRGERPHFLPETQAIREGDWTVAPLPADLQDRRVEITGPVDRKMIINALNSGANVFMADFEDANSPTWDNVVRGQLNLRDAVRRTIDFTAEGGKHYALQPKTAVLFVRPRGWHLLERHLTVDGQPVSGSLFDFGLFFFHNARAQLERGTGPYFYLPKMQSHLEARLWNDVFLEAQGALGIPRGTIKATVLIETLPAAFEMHEILHELREHSAGLNCGRWDYIFSFIKTLQSDASVVLPDRGQVTMDKAFLNAYSQLLIQTCHRRRVHAMGGMAAFIPIKGDAAANDAVMEKVRVDKLREVKNGHDGTWVAHPGLVPLARDIFDANMKGPHQLDNARADVRITEAELLKVPSGTRTEEGLRHNIRVGIQYMAAWLGGLGCVPLYNLMEDAATAEISRAQVWQWIHHGATLEDGRKVTPALFRELLAQEMARIEKEGAKERYGAAHLERARGLFEQLSTADTFEDFLTLPAYEALDTAS, translated from the coding sequence ATGAGCGCGACCGTCCCGACGCAGAAGAGCCCGACCTTCGGTCCGGGCGTGAGCCTCCAGGGCCCGTGGCAGCCGGATTACGCGGAGGTCCTGACGCCCGAGGCGGTGGCCTTCGTGGCGCGGCTCGTCCGGGCCTTCGGGGCGCGGCGCGAGGCGCTGATGGCGCGGCGCCAGGAGAAGGCGGCGGCCTGGCGCCGGGGTGAGCGCCCGCACTTCCTGCCGGAGACGCAGGCCATCCGGGAGGGCGACTGGACGGTGGCCCCGCTGCCGGCGGACCTCCAGGACCGGCGGGTGGAAATCACCGGCCCGGTGGACCGGAAGATGATCATCAACGCGCTGAACTCGGGCGCGAACGTGTTCATGGCGGACTTCGAGGACGCCAACAGCCCCACCTGGGACAACGTGGTGCGCGGGCAGCTCAACCTGCGCGACGCCGTGCGCCGCACCATCGACTTCACGGCCGAGGGCGGCAAGCACTACGCGCTCCAGCCGAAGACGGCGGTGCTCTTCGTGCGGCCCCGCGGCTGGCACCTGCTGGAGCGGCACCTGACGGTGGATGGCCAGCCGGTGTCCGGCTCGCTCTTCGACTTCGGGCTCTTCTTCTTCCACAACGCGCGCGCGCAGTTGGAGCGCGGCACGGGCCCGTACTTCTACCTGCCGAAGATGCAGAGCCACCTGGAGGCGCGCCTCTGGAACGACGTGTTCCTGGAGGCGCAGGGCGCGCTGGGCATCCCGCGCGGCACCATCAAGGCCACGGTGCTCATCGAGACGCTGCCCGCCGCGTTCGAGATGCACGAAATCCTGCACGAGCTGCGCGAGCACTCGGCGGGGCTCAACTGCGGTCGGTGGGACTACATCTTCAGCTTCATCAAGACGCTCCAGTCGGACGCGTCCGTGGTGCTGCCGGACCGCGGGCAGGTCACCATGGACAAGGCGTTCCTCAACGCCTACTCGCAGCTGCTCATCCAGACGTGCCACCGCCGCCGCGTGCACGCCATGGGCGGCATGGCCGCCTTCATCCCCATCAAGGGTGACGCCGCCGCCAACGACGCGGTGATGGAGAAGGTCCGCGTCGACAAGCTGCGCGAGGTGAAGAACGGCCACGACGGCACCTGGGTGGCGCACCCCGGCCTCGTGCCCCTGGCGCGCGACATCTTCGACGCGAACATGAAGGGCCCCCACCAGCTCGACAATGCGCGCGCCGACGTGCGCATCACCGAGGCCGAGCTGCTCAAGGTCCCCTCCGGCACGCGCACCGAGGAAGGGCTGCGCCACAACATCCGCGTGGGCATCCAGTACATGGCCGCGTGGCTCGGCGGACTGGGCTGCGTGCCGCTCTACAACCTCATGGAGGACGCGGCCACCGCGGAGATTTCCCGCGCGCAGGTGTGGCAGTGGATCCACCACGGCGCCACGCTCGAGGACGGCCGCAAGGTGACGCCCGCGCTGTTCCGCGAGCTGCTCGCGCAGGAGATGGCCCGCATCGAGAAGGAAGGCGCGAAGGAGCGCTACGGCGCCGCGCACCTGGAGCGCGCGCGCGGCCTCTTCGAGCAGCTGTCCACCGCCGACACCTTCGAGGACTTCCTCACCCTCCCGGCCTACGAGGCCCTCGACACCGCTTCCTGA
- the fumC gene encoding class II fumarate hydratase: MSTKNVRIEKDTFGPIEVPADRLWGAQTQRSRQNFAISTERMPLALIQALVLVKKAAALVNQENGSLGGDKAEAIVRAADEVLAGGHDEEFPLLVWQTGSGTQTNMNCNEVLANRASELMGGERGESRRVHPNDDVNKGQSSNDVFPTAMSVAAVEALTRQVLPELESLRDVLAEKAEAFKDIVKIGRTHLQDATPLTLGQEFSGYVAQLEHARAHVEASLPHLSELALGGTAVGTGLNAPPGYAERVAREIGRLTGHVFRTAPNKFEALAANDALVHAHGTLKGLAAVLFKLANDVRWLASGPRSGIGELTIPENEPGSSIMPGKVNPTQSEALTMLCAQVMGNDVAISLGGASGNFELNVYKPLLIHNFLQSCRLLADGMRSFRLHCAVGIEPNLPRLKENLERSLMLVTALNPHIGYDNAARIAKKAHKDGTTLKEAAVALGLVTPEQFDQWVRPEQMTGPR; this comes from the coding sequence ATGAGCACGAAGAACGTTCGCATCGAGAAAGACACCTTTGGTCCCATCGAGGTCCCCGCGGACCGGCTCTGGGGCGCGCAGACGCAGCGCAGCCGCCAGAACTTCGCCATCTCCACGGAGCGCATGCCCCTGGCGCTCATCCAGGCGCTGGTGTTGGTGAAGAAGGCGGCGGCGCTCGTCAATCAGGAGAACGGCTCGCTCGGGGGCGACAAGGCGGAGGCCATCGTGCGCGCGGCGGACGAGGTGCTCGCGGGCGGGCACGACGAGGAGTTCCCGCTGCTCGTGTGGCAGACGGGCAGCGGCACCCAGACGAACATGAACTGCAACGAGGTGCTGGCCAACCGCGCCTCGGAGTTGATGGGCGGCGAGCGCGGCGAGAGCCGACGCGTGCACCCCAACGACGACGTGAACAAGGGGCAGAGCTCCAACGACGTCTTCCCCACCGCGATGAGCGTGGCCGCGGTGGAGGCGCTGACGCGGCAGGTGCTGCCCGAGCTGGAGTCGCTGCGCGACGTGCTCGCCGAGAAGGCCGAGGCGTTCAAGGACATCGTCAAGATTGGCCGCACGCACCTCCAGGACGCCACGCCGCTCACGCTGGGCCAGGAGTTCAGCGGCTACGTGGCGCAGCTGGAGCACGCGCGCGCGCACGTGGAGGCGTCGCTGCCGCACCTGTCCGAGCTGGCGCTGGGCGGCACCGCGGTGGGCACGGGCCTCAACGCCCCGCCGGGCTACGCGGAGCGCGTGGCGCGAGAGATTGGTCGGCTGACCGGACACGTGTTCCGCACCGCGCCCAACAAGTTCGAGGCGCTGGCCGCCAACGACGCGCTGGTGCACGCGCACGGCACGCTCAAGGGGCTCGCGGCGGTGCTGTTCAAGCTGGCCAACGACGTACGGTGGCTGGCGTCCGGGCCGCGCTCGGGCATTGGGGAGCTGACCATCCCGGAGAACGAGCCGGGCAGCTCCATCATGCCGGGCAAGGTGAACCCCACGCAGAGCGAGGCGCTCACCATGTTGTGCGCGCAGGTGATGGGCAACGACGTGGCCATCTCGCTGGGCGGGGCCTCGGGCAACTTCGAGCTCAACGTCTACAAGCCGCTGCTCATCCACAACTTCCTGCAGAGCTGCCGGCTGCTCGCGGATGGCATGCGCAGCTTCCGGCTCCACTGCGCCGTGGGCATCGAGCCGAACCTGCCGCGCCTGAAGGAGAACCTGGAGCGCAGCCTCATGCTGGTGACGGCCCTCAATCCGCACATCGGCTACGACAACGCCGCGCGCATCGCGAAGAAGGCGCACAAGGACGGCACCACGCTCAAGGAGGCCGCGGTCGCGCTGGGGCTCGTCACGCCCGAGCAGTTCGACCAGTGGGTGCGCCCCGAGCAGATGACCGGGCCTCGGTAG
- a CDS encoding methyl-accepting chemotaxis protein — protein MRLLAGMKLRGRLTLSVSLLLLVAIVPLVTLGVSFSRRDLQKQIHATLQVEAEGLRDVVEGTLAEREASVQSWAEDSVMRGSLLFDTYAKSDAVLASLHRRHPSFAGLALFTPDGRAVSFSTPALRDAFAGHQREVLAAPWFQATREGHFDAHTLTQVDPFFGKRVLSLAVPVVSPITGERIGLLLAAYDWAQVGDVVSTVIQRAHARGQESFALEVLAADGTSLYDSRDAATARPTSPIREEAANDSHLHDVGDGWRFVATVDSAEAYAVVANSIQVASLMVVICLTLGALASSWLARGITRPIATLSDVVGRIVREGDLTQKVEFHSRQDEVGELATAFSRLLAHLRESTTSLQQGTRVLGETVEALTSAAAQQERTLAQQSAAIQETQVTAQEIKQTSMMAAERSQAVLGVATRAREVGQSGESTVGESLQGFEQLREQVTRMASSIAQLNDRTQQIGGITQTVKDLADQSNMLALNAAIEAVRSGEHGKGFNVVAREIRSLADQSIQATGRVREILDDIRGGIHATVALSEEGQRRTETGLAQVRASGDSLRELAGIIQDNASAAHQIAAAVTQQNAGIAQIFTSVTDLSRVMEETMQGLRVTQQMTQQLRDVAGRMEAVARAWRV, from the coding sequence ATGCGCCTGCTGGCTGGAATGAAACTGCGCGGCCGCCTCACGCTGTCCGTCTCGCTGCTGCTGCTCGTGGCCATCGTCCCCCTCGTCACGCTGGGCGTGTCCTTCTCCCGGCGCGACCTCCAGAAGCAGATCCACGCCACGCTCCAGGTGGAGGCCGAGGGCCTGCGCGACGTGGTGGAGGGGACGCTCGCCGAGCGCGAAGCGAGCGTCCAGAGCTGGGCCGAGGACTCCGTGATGCGAGGCTCGCTCCTCTTCGACACCTACGCGAAGAGCGACGCGGTGCTCGCCTCGCTCCACCGCCGGCACCCGTCCTTCGCCGGCCTGGCGCTCTTCACTCCGGACGGCAGAGCGGTGTCCTTCAGCACGCCCGCGCTGCGTGACGCCTTCGCCGGACACCAGCGCGAGGTGCTCGCCGCCCCCTGGTTCCAGGCGACGCGCGAGGGCCACTTCGACGCGCACACCCTCACCCAGGTGGACCCCTTCTTCGGCAAGCGCGTGCTGTCCCTGGCCGTACCCGTGGTCAGCCCCATCACCGGCGAGCGCATCGGCCTGTTGCTGGCCGCGTATGACTGGGCCCAGGTGGGCGACGTGGTGTCCACCGTCATCCAGCGCGCCCACGCGCGCGGCCAGGAGAGCTTCGCCCTGGAGGTGCTCGCCGCGGACGGTACGTCGCTCTACGACTCGCGTGACGCCGCCACCGCGCGCCCCACCTCCCCCATCCGCGAGGAGGCCGCCAACGACTCCCACCTGCACGACGTGGGAGACGGCTGGCGCTTCGTGGCCACCGTGGACTCCGCCGAGGCCTACGCGGTGGTGGCGAACTCCATCCAGGTGGCCTCCCTCATGGTCGTCATCTGCCTGACGCTGGGCGCGCTCGCGTCCTCGTGGCTCGCGCGCGGCATCACCCGCCCCATCGCCACGCTGAGCGACGTGGTGGGCCGCATCGTGCGCGAGGGAGACCTCACGCAGAAGGTCGAGTTCCACAGCCGACAGGACGAGGTGGGCGAGCTGGCCACCGCCTTCTCCCGCTTGCTCGCGCACCTGCGCGAGTCCACCACGAGCCTCCAGCAGGGCACGCGCGTGCTCGGAGAAACCGTGGAGGCGCTCACCTCCGCCGCGGCCCAGCAGGAGCGCACCCTGGCGCAGCAGTCCGCCGCCATCCAGGAGACCCAGGTGACGGCGCAGGAAATCAAGCAGACGTCGATGATGGCCGCCGAGCGCTCACAGGCGGTGCTCGGCGTGGCCACGCGCGCCCGCGAGGTGGGCCAGTCCGGCGAGAGCACCGTCGGCGAGAGCCTCCAGGGCTTCGAGCAGCTGCGCGAGCAGGTGACGCGCATGGCCTCCAGCATCGCCCAGCTCAACGACCGCACGCAGCAGATTGGCGGCATCACCCAGACGGTGAAGGACCTGGCGGACCAGTCCAACATGCTCGCGCTCAACGCGGCCATCGAGGCGGTGCGCTCGGGCGAGCACGGCAAGGGCTTCAACGTGGTGGCGCGCGAGATTCGCAGCCTCGCGGACCAGTCCATCCAGGCGACCGGCCGGGTGCGGGAAATCCTCGACGACATCCGCGGCGGCATCCACGCCACGGTGGCGCTGTCCGAGGAGGGGCAGCGCCGCACCGAGACGGGCCTGGCCCAGGTGCGCGCCAGCGGAGACAGCCTGCGCGAGCTGGCGGGCATCATCCAGGACAACGCCTCCGCGGCGCACCAGATTGCCGCCGCGGTGACCCAGCAGAACGCCGGCATCGCCCAGATTTTCACCTCGGTGACGGACCTGTCCCGGGTGATGGAAGAGACGATGCAGGGCCTCCGCGTCACGCAGCAGATGACTCAGCAGCTGCGTGACGTGGCCGGCCGCATGGAGGCCGTGGCCCGCGCCTGGCGCGTGTAG